Sequence from the Gloeocapsopsis dulcis genome:
GTAGGTTTGAGAGAATAGCCAGGATTCCGAATTTCTAGACGATCAGAAAAGCGAATAATCTGGACAGGACTCCGTTCTCGATAGTTACGGTGCATTATAAGGCATTAACGATCGCCTCTCGAATAACTTTACGAGGAATCAAGGGCGTTTCTCGGCGGTGAATGCCGTTTTCTGCAAGGTTGAAGGCTTTGGGGAGATCGTTAAGGACGAGGGTGGTTAATTTGGGAATGGCTAATAGTAGCGGTTCACGAATTTCGATACTTTGATAACGCTTATCTGGATCTGAAACCCACTCTTTACCTTCCACAAGGATGTAATCGATGCGGTGCATGGGAAAATAACGTCGCAGGGCGATCGCTTTCCCAAACAATATTAATCCAGCGATGGTGGGGCAATATTCTCCTTTTTGGTTTGGGTGTCTGGCGATCGCATTGAAGCAATAGAGTAAATCTTGGTCGTTGTAGTTGAGTTCACTGGCATTGGGGTTTAGAGCAAGTCTTTCTCTGCGGTAAGCAACAATCGCTTCTGGATCTAAATCATCGAGAGTGGTATCTAAGAGAATTGCTACCCGTCCCCTTGTTATTTCTTGCCCATACATTGCCATTAATAAAGTACCTTTTGGAAAAATCTTCGCAGAAGAGTTATCTAATCCTTCTTGTGTTATATGTTTTTCTTTTTCTTGTATTAA
This genomic interval carries:
- a CDS encoding restriction endonuclease subunit S is translated as MKEISLIPEGWNVQKLGEIAKLKSDGTPNREKTEYWNNGSIPWVKTTEVNYNLIQEKEKHITQEGLDNSSAKIFPKGTLLMAMYGQEITRGRVAILLDTTLDDLDPEAIVAYRRERLALNPNASELNYNDQDLLYCFNAIARHPNQKGEYCPTIAGLILFGKAIALRRYFPMHRIDYILVEGKEWVSDPDKRYQSIEIREPLLLAIPKLTTLVLNDLPKAFNLAENGIHRRETPLIPRKVIREAIVNAL